cctgacataaccctccccatttatccgggcttggaaccggcacgaagaaacacactggtttgtgcatcccctgtggctgggttagggaAGACATCAAATGAAAGAtgtaaaagaaacacaataacgacTAAGCCCTTTGGGCCTAACTACACAGAATAAGGCAGATCTCACTGCCATTTAAGCCATACAGTATGTGTCTCACCATCTTCCTTTTCATCGCTTGCCCTCATTTCCTAACAATGGTCTTTTCTACCATTCCATTGAGCGAGTCCTTATCATTGCTTCCAACTCAAGACACTTCCTCAGAAAGAATTTAGAACCTCTTTTAAAGTTAGACACAGGAGTACTTGCAGTTTCAAGCCTGTATTCCTGAGAAACATCTCTAGGTCATCTAGAAGCCCATAAAAGATCTCTGACCAGCCTGATTGAGTTCTGTGAAGCAGCTTCCATTTACCTTCCACAGGGGGGTGTTTTTGGAGTATAAATCTTAGCAGCATTACTCTGCTGCCACCTACTTGTCTAAGGGACTGACAACTGTTCAAAGCCATCAGTTGCTATACTTCTCATTATCTAAGCAGCCTAACAGTTCCTGTTACTTTAGCTTTAAAAACTGTTGTTTCAGAAGCTGCTGAAAATATATTagctcattttaaataaaacacaaattggtGTTATTGCCTAAATAGTATTCTATCAAAAAATAGATGGAGGTCCTATTggatacaggaacatcacaaccaTAAACACTCTTCTAGTAAAGACTACAGGTGTTTCTGGctaaaaatgacatatttcattATGGATGAGTCACTGTTCCTGTGCTGTTTTAGATATCTATCTGGGAACTAGGCAAGCTTGTTTCTTGGGAAGTAATGTATGCTGTTAATATTACAAGATCAAATTGGATTTATTGAGGGCAGACACTGAGCCACAAACCTTTGACACCTGTATCATACAGTATACTCGCCCACAAAGTCCAATTCTTTAGAAGTCCTGTTGTCTCTGgccttagaaaaaaaaacctttgataGAGTTGGATGGGTTTATCTACTTGCTACAATGCACAGATTCAGGTTTGGCCCCAATATATCTGCATGGATTAAACTGCTCTCTACCATTCTAGAAGCCTCACTCTTCATTAACAACACAAACTCCGAATACTTGAGATTAGAAAGAGGTACTTGACAAGGGTGACTTTCAACACTGGCTTTTCATCTTTGAAATAATCCAGATGTAAAGGGGATTATCAAAGAAGGActcaaacagaaaatatcaatatATGCAGAATATATGGTGCTTTATATATCAGCCCCACAATCACCTTTAACTTTAGTCTTGAAATACATTAGAAGAATTAGATAAGATCTCTGGATTTAAGTGTGCTTTTGCCAATGAACTCTCTAGGATTTTATACAAGATTAGATCTCCCTCGATTCATAATGTCAACAGTTTAAATATCATGGGGTAACCATCACAAGTTAAGTATAAAGATATTTTCCAGTACAATTTTGGAAGTACCATGGATAAAATTAAGCAAGATATTAACAGAGGGTTCAACCTCCATCTCAGTTTaacagggagaattaacactgtcaaaatgAACATCCTCCCTAAGGTGCTGTATTTATTCCATAGAGAAACAAATCTTTGAATAAATTAGACTCAAATCATAACATTCATCTGGAGTTCAAAATGGCCATGTATTCAAAAGGTGACTTTACAAAGATCTAAAATACAAGGTGGCATGGCACCACCTAACTCTCAATTTTACTACCGGGCAGCAAATATACACTCAATAAAACCTTGAATATCAGCAGAAACTCAAATTCAGACCAGTCTAGCCTGCAATGCAAAACAAATCATGTTCTAAATCTTCCTTGCATGCCCTGCTTTGTGTTCCACTCAATACTGCCTATCTTTAGCACACCAGTAATCCAGTTGTTTACTTACACCATTGTCACAATAATCAACAAGTCCAAAAgaggtctggggcagccactcatatattgtatcctggctgcaaaataggaTTAGATTTGTACTGATCGGagtcccaaaacagaactgaggggatacaGGAAAGATGGcggccagtataggaagtgacgtgaagagggcaggaactggaagggtcctcatccataggctcggacctggaagtgacatcatcagggccaggcggaatttcccgtgaacagtctgcagaaaagcgagaaaaagaatctGTGCACTACCCTCTCCCGGTCTGGAGAGCAATTACTCTTGTtcaggccttttagctgcctcccatgcgcaggTGTGTGACAGCATTCACTTAAAATGCAGGACACATTTCAATGTAAAGAAGCTCTTTTTCACTCCCATACACAATAATCATCTGTTTCAAACCTCTGAGATGTACTCAGTATTTAACTCATGGAAACCATTAAGGATTAAGACActaagagatctttatatagacattaatgtatttgcatcttatgaaaccttttttttttacttctgaaaatcagaaattttgttaaaagaattcTTCCCAACTTAGCACATCTCATGCCATAATGACCAGTCTTGATCAAGACTCAGGCAGTATCCTAACAATATATGAACACATTTCTAGGATATACCTCTCAAAGATCCTAGGGAATGGTGGGAAAGAGATCTCTTAATTAGCATCTCAGAAATTGAGTGATGAGTGATATTTTTAGCTTCTCTTATTAGACTTCTTATTCTTCAGAGTACAAACCGCATTTCTCTCTTCCGGgccactacagtatatactgtagttgctTTATTTGCAATGTAACATGTAGCTATCTCAGCTTGGCTTATTGCATTAGACTTACAGTAGATGCATACTTTtcaagatttgtttattttataactgATTATGAATGTTTATGCCCTCATTATTATAGGCAAAGCAGTTTTAGTGACTCATTCAGCAACCTCTCCAAACATTGCAGTGATGGGACATTCATTGAAAACCTGTAAGTACAAAAGCTTTGTTGTATTTTACAATTATACAATTACTGCACTgtatatgattgatttttttataaactataaacatttcagaaaatacaCAATTAAAAGTGCAGAAGTAATTAATTAGCGGAGACCCCTTTAGGGTGGCCTTAGCTTCTTGCTGTAAGTGAATCCTACAAAGAAGTTGACTTAATTTGATGAGTTAGAATAGCAATTGTGATTTGACCTGCTCCTGCTGGAATTTTGGTTGTCATAGTATGGAGTTTCAGAACGACGCGTCAAACCTAGGCTGTCAAAATTTAGTGTGAAGGCGAAGTATTACAAGTGACAAGATAATCgactcactatatatatacatatatatatatatatacatatatatatataaaatcctaagcctaaaagtgcaatgattttatgtgactttttatgtcacgttttttgtcacgctttaaatcgggcttattttaaaacctacatatatatgtttggtatgattcttttcagaatttatcgaacttaaaatctaacatcacattaaagattcctattccgtttttaaattataaactaaaaaatatcaagaactcaccttccacgagacaagactttgtgccaagagatttaaccacacctggggccggaattaaaagacaaagagtagatgacaaagacagtggctgtacagacttttaaatgctCGAAGCGCCACACAAGATGTATGTCATGTGGCACAGCAGCTGcaacaagtcagcagctgatcgaacaaagaggaggtaaaaaaaacaactgtatttgtttcccattgtatcaccgtttaagagggggtttcggaggagcaaccgcggcTCCTTGGGGTTTGTTCAGCCCCcgtcttcacaatgtgagcggtagagacgcaaagtggctggcacatagcgcatgccgagggggttggcaagtgaagcgagcagggaatAAGCATCCTAGTTagtactaaaaagaaacacacTAAATAGCCAAGTGtgaatttgtacatttttcaaaaCGCTTTGAACTGGATTATTAGTGAAGTgtttaatttctcaaatgaactTCCTTGATTGACATaagaaacaaatactgtatgagGGTGGGAGGAATTTGACTATATTCAGTGAAGAAAACACATTGCTTAAAGGATGCTTCAGGTGGCTGCTGTCATCGTgagctttgtgtgtttgtgagagtgacgaagacagacagaaagagtAACTATGACCTGGCTTACTGCAGCTTCCACTGGCAATAAAGGTCATATTCATCTGGCCACCACTTTTTCAGCCAGAAGAGCAAACCAGTGAAACATTCatggtttttttaaattatattgttcccaaaatgtAAACAGGGCCACTAACCTCATTGGATCTCATGGTCTCACATGATTTCTTAGCTCAGGATTACAGACAACTTTCTTTGTTTAACACTGGGATAGCCATAGAGAGAATCTAGGATTTCAATGCATGATAAAAATCCGTGCATTCAATACATAACAATACAATTTCATTTGCAACGTGCCAAATGTGTCACTTTGTAAGCAGGTATATTTTTCATATTGATATATTTTAATGGCATTATTGCACTCTAAATTTCATACCCAAAATAAACTGCTATTACTCCTTTCTTGCTGCAAATGGCTGAAGAGTAGCAagtacaacacttttttttttaaagaaagtatatagtatagtatagtataagcagtgtggtggagtagttaaggctttggactttaaaccctgtaGTTgttggttcagatcccactactggcattgtgtgaccctgagcaagtcacttgacctgcctgtgcaccaattggaaaaacaacagtaatgtaagcaattgtgtcataaatgttgtaagtcaacttggataaaaatgtcagccaagtaactaaatgtaaaataaagtacatgattaaaaacctttatttacaccaatatcaacttttaaaaaaagacacaaaaatatgGTGCATTAGAGATTTTTCTCCCAAAAACTGCATATAACCAAGACATTTTTAGGATACACAACCCTTCAATCCAGTTTCTTTTGTGCCCCAGTCTATCAGCTGTCATTGTACTAAGTTTATATCTCATATCCCTTTGCACTGTTTGGCACAAGGTATGCCCCTGTTTGtccctttttggaaacatttagtctcttACACCTAAAACAAGTAATGCAGTtgcagttatacagtatatttatgttttagaacacacacaaacactttaaatccaggcctttaatgacctcatgggcacaaccatcagcaatgTCTCTGTCTGCGGAGGGAGTGTCAAACTCGTCAAGAGGtctacttacctcggcagtgacattcatgtctctggtgattcttcctatgaagtcagtagatggccAAGTCTAAATTGGTGCCACTGTAAtagattttgttaaaatgttgcaCCAACGTAATTTTCGAATTGGCCGGGACCAACCTCACCCTAAACATACACCAATACTATCATGGATAACATACAGAATCCTTttgtttggttaaaaaataatgtatttgctCAATTACCAGTTTACAGGCCGCCCATGCTAGCCAGCAACTTTGTGGGGATCCCATgaagtgtgttctgctcctactctgttcaatgcttgcatggattgggtggtgggcaaggttgtggggtccagtggctgtggggcatctgttggttaagaaagattcactgatcttgactttgctgatgatgctgtgatcttcgcggagtcaatggaggctcggaTCAGGGTGCTTGAGAGACtcagtgaggagtctgagtgtctgggcttgcaagtgtcctggataacaaCCAagctccaggcctttaatgacctctttggcacagccatcagcagtgtatttGTTTATGGAgaaagtgttgaccttgttgagaggtttacttacctgggcagtgacattcatgtctctggtgactcctcctTTGAAGCCAgtcggattgggagagcatggggggtcatgagatcgctagaaaggggtgtgtggcactcccgatatctatgcaaaaggacgaaggtccaagtctttagagtcctggtgcttcctgtcttgctatatggttgagagacatggacgctatccagtgacctaagatgaagactagactccttcagtactgtctctctttggagaatccttgggtatcattggtttgactttgtgtcgaatgaacatTTGCTCAcagagttccgaatgaggcacactacctgcattgtgagggagtgtccattacagcactatggccatttgCTGTGATGcaccgagggtgatctggcttggaggatcctcattgttgaggacctaactggctagaccaggccaagtaGATgtccacgtaacacttggctgaggtagatagatggtcatttctggagggtgggactggacagaGTGTCTGCCTGGCGGGTTCCTAACCAGGATCTCgagctgtactagtgcatgctccttAACCTGACCCAAcctgacacaaagtcaaaccagcagttgcccatagagtcccaaatgaggcatattacctgcactatggccatgtggtgcaattccccgagggtAATTTGGGTGACAGGATCCTCTTTGCTGAgggcccaagtggctggaccaggccaaggaggcacccatgtaacacctgactgcagcaaataaatggtcatttccagggggtggaactggactgcgtgtctgcctagggggttgccaactgggctCCCAAGCtgttttcattgtgtggtgggtacggcaacatgctgtaccagtgcaggctccccaacctgacgtGACCTGACACTGAaacaacaagtaaacaatttgtaactatgtaagtataattatgtactcatccaaacctttaatttcaaaatttttcatgccagtccttgaaacaatttTGTTTACTACTCGACTCAGAGGAAGCTTTCATTTTGTACACTAGATTGggtttttgtgctgcaattcacCCATCATCTCCTGCCTTCTATTACAGCTGCCCTACTGATTTGTTTCtcttcttgttgttgttgcttttttctcaCAATTCTAATCTGGAATAAACCAAGTACATACACACAGTTTCATATTGGCTTCCTTCTCTGCTCGGTTACAGGAGTGAAGACAATGCCGTTGctggcaggtttttttttccatagaaaAAGGACAGCCTCCATCAAAACCAAGGAGCAGATAATGTGGTCATTAGCTACTCACTACTagcaattaaattataaaatgaagtaaacataaattcatacattcatacattAGTACCACATACTGTAAGCTAAAGGCACTTGTTTTCTTTGGCAGAAAAGGGGATGCATCTTTACTGAAGGGTTTTTGTAGATTTGTATTAAGTTTTTTCAAGCTAATAAATATACATGCTGTACAGTGCAAATAATaattatctgtttttgttttttgtcagctTTCTTGAAGGGATTGACTCCTACAATTTGGACCTTCAGTATCCGGAGTTGGACACCTGCAAGATAGAAATTCCCTTAAAATGCACACCAAAGCCCGATGCTTTCAACCCCTGTGAGGACATCATGGGCTACAGCTTCCTAAGAGTCCTGATTTGGATTATACATATCTTCGCTATTATGGGGAACTGTGTTGTTCTTTTGGTTTTAGTCACTAGCCAATACAAGCTCACAGCTCCTAGGTTCCTCATGTGCAATCTTGCCTTTGCAGACTTTTGCATGGGTGTCTACTTGCTCATGATTGCCTATATTGACTACAGCTCAAAAGGCCAGTATTACAACCATGCAATTAAATGGCAAACTGGGGCAGGCTGCGGCATAGCAggatttttatctgtttttgcaAGTGAACTTTCCATATACACACTAACGATTATCACACTGGAGCGCTGGCATACCATCACGTATGCTATGCAGTTGGAGAGAAAGCTTCGGCCAAGGCATGCTGTACTTATCATGGCAGGCGGATGGGCATTTTCTCTGATCATGGCTTACTTGCCAATCTTGGGCATCAGCAGTTATGCAAAGGTTAGCATGTGTTTGCCAATGGACATTGAAACACCACTTGCTCAAGGTTATATCATCGTAATTTTGATTCTCAACATTGTTGCTTTTGTCATCATATGCACCTGCTACATTAAGATCTACTTAAATATACGAAACCCAGAATTTGCAGGTAAACACAGTGATGCCAAGATTGCCAAGAAGATGGCTATACTAATCTTCACCGATTTTTTGTGCACAGCCCCCATAACTTTTTTTGCCATATTAGCTGCTTTTAAACTGCCCCTCATTTCTGTTAGACACTCCAAGATACTTTTGGTTTTATTCTATCCCATCAACTCGTGTTCAAATCCATTCTTGTATGCCATTTTTACCAAGACATTCAGAAGGGACTTCTTCATGCTAATGAGCAGACTTGGCTGCTGCAAGACACACGCTAACACATACCGAACGCACAGCTTCTCGATGCAGAAATCCAATGTAATAAACCTTAGCTCTGTTAGCAGCACCAACCGGAGCAGCCAAGCGGTATTTACTGTGACTACATTCCAGTGCCAGTGTTCTGCAGTGACAGGGAAGCAAGGGAAGTGCCTGAGTCTTCCATAGATGAATGCATTGGAACGTCTGGAAATTAATCATCGACATCAAGGATCTTTACGCCTAGTAAGCCTTCATTGTGGTGCTTTTCAAACACAAACGGAATAATGTGAACTTCAGATTTTTCACCGTATTCTATAAAATTGTGGGAAAGAATGCAAGCAGAAAGCGTTCCTAAATACGTTGGAAGGACTATCCAgcaaatatggttttaaaatgtgCCCACAGGAACACGTTCTTGTTGCATAAACCGTTAGCTATAgagttaatttattaaaaaaaatctttacatataATGTACTgtgtacttttttcattttagtatGCCACAGtaagtagtattttattattttactttaaatccTTATTTTAATAATCCACTCATGAAATcactttggtttggacatgtgcagagtagagatgctgggtatgttgggagaagggtgctaaggatagagctgccaggtaagaggaaggcctaagagaaggtttatggatgtggtgagagaggacatgcaggtggtgggggtaacagcaagatgtagaagacaggaagatatggaagaagatgatctgctgtggcgacccctaacagaagcagacaaaagaagaagattaatgAAATCACTAATGACATAGTTGCCATATAAACTGCTGGCTTTGAATGTAACTATGCAGGGTTATTAGGGGATTACTATGCACAGCATCCTCAAAATAAGACGGACAGATTTTATACATTGCTAAGGTCTCTTCTTAATTGATAATGGTTTATAGCAAGGAGTACATGGGTCATGAacaatgacaatatatatatatatatatatatatatatatttagaagaAATGAAACTCTACACTTGACTGTTTTTATGAAACAGTCTTGTTTAACTGTATACTGTACACTTTCATCTAAAATTGAGACAACCTCACTATACACTTTTATGAACAGTTCCATATGTAGTAACAGCAGGTATACTAACCTCCATAATTATCACTACTCAATATTACTTACTATTACCTCTACCAGTAATGATGTTACATTTATGACAATTATTTCAAAATTTCTGCTTAAACACTTGTAGTTAGGGATACTCCATAAATTCTTTTGCGAGGTGTCATTTGTGCACATTAAATTAAGACTGCCTTTCAGATTTTGCTGCAGTGCTGTATTCACATGTTGTCGTCGTAGTATCCCATAAaagtgaataaattaataaacacacCTGTCATCGTTGCATTGCTCTTCCTGCTGCCAAATAATTTAGAAAACCAAGCTGGTTTACTTGATCACATGAAATATTTTGTGCCAACAGAATAATAGGAATCAAAACAAACATTATTATACTAATGCTAATTTTAACTCCACCCATACTTGCATAAAAGTGCCTGAGCAAACCATGTATTCAATAGCACATATGACAATAGTGCTGTCAGTACTACTGTTTTTTGGTCACTGTTCCACTTCTAACCAGAATGCACTATTAAAATACCACATAAATTGGTAGATTACTTCCAGATCTGCATAGGACATTGGAGTAAATCTCATCTcaattttaaaagtataaaatcaTATTCTAAAAATTACCTTATTTCTATTCAGAAAAGTTTTGATGTATTCTCTTTGCAGGATGTGTTCTGCTTTACTTTCTACTGTGAACATCCAGAATGGTTCACAGATAAAACTTGTAATAACTAAGCAAACTTTATACACCAATTGTGtataagcaaaatattttaacacatttgaCAGACATTTCCATAGTTATGAGACATAAAGCTTCAACTGTCATTGACCTCacaaagcaaatgaaaagaaaatgcaacaattaaaaacattttacagttccAACAGGAAAGGGAAAGAGAAGGTGGTGATAAGAATGTTTCAAAATAACTCCTAAAATACATGACCCAATCTAATCTAATTGGACTAATGAGATTTACCAGTTAAGAGTCAGGAGTTTAGGCCTATATAATGAACATCTCCTATTTTGTGCTACATTATACACCACTACATGGGGTAACTggttaattattacatttaagcATGCAGGGGTCCTGGACATCCCAATATTATTATAAGCCAGTGGttcttaaaattacttttttcacagTCCAATTGTGCGTCTTCACAGCCCATAATCTCTGTGGAACAGCGGCTGATCATCGTCCTATTCCCACCAAGAGAATCGCTGCTGATCATTGTTCAGTTTCCCCGTGAAGCATGGCCACCGATCATTGTCCGGATGGTTTGTTTAACCTTTGCAAGCAGCAACATATCACAAACCTTTCTGCAAACCAAATGTGACCCTTTCTAACTCAATTCAAATGTAATTCACGACTCCGTGCACCTTAATTATAGACATCAGGGGTCATGACCCACTGATCTAAGCGGTACATACAGAGGCATAAAACGTATCAAATGACAGGGATTTCTAATTTGCAACAGTTAACTAGCTTTGAATGCACAATGTGAAGATTTATTCAAATAAGCGAGGCAGACGTGTGTAACAGTCGTTAAGTACCTAGAAAAGCAGAGTGACAACAGAGTAGGTAACAATAAGGCAATGTTCACACTGCaccaaaaaattactcaactcCAATTGTAGGCtcctatttaattttatttttttaattttatttgactgttGAATTAAGTTATCCAATTGAGAGTGTGCAGATGTCAATCCTGAATGTGCCCTTCATGtgtaaaattaataacattttgtcAGATGGATGTGACCAGTGGAGCATTTGttagtgaagagagattcacagatcttgactttgctgatgatgctgtgatcttcacagagtcaatggaggctctgatcagggctctcgagagactgagtgaggagtctgagtgtctgagcttgcgtatgttctgaataaaaaccaaaatccaggtctttaatgacctcttaggcacagccatcagcagtgtgtctgtctgcggagagagtatcgaccttatcgagaggtttacttacctcaatagcgacattcacgtctctggtgactcttcctttgaagCCAGTCAGAATGGGGGGGGGTTCATGAAGTCTCTGACAAGGGTCGTGTGGCACTCCCAATGTCTTTGCATGAGGATGACGGTCCaagcctttagagtcctggtgcttcctgtcttgctatatggttgagagacatggacgctatccagtgaacagagatgaagactggattcct
The sequence above is drawn from the Erpetoichthys calabaricus chromosome 15, fErpCal1.3, whole genome shotgun sequence genome and encodes:
- the LOC114666209 gene encoding lutropin-choriogonadotropic hormone receptor-like, which translates into the protein MNLYSFSSILYFREVTDNMYITTVPSNAFLGMAEECSIMNLFKNGFKVIQKHAFNGTKLKKLSLKGNEYLRKIHNDAFKGAMGPTVLDVSSTGLQLLPTYGLQSVKVLFAQTAYAFKVLPPLDIFANLEEAHLTYPSHCCAFRNWMLKKTQSSFSDSFSNLSKHCSDGTFIENLFLEGIDSYNLDLQYPELDTCKIEIPLKCTPKPDAFNPCEDIMGYSFLRVLIWIIHIFAIMGNCVVLLVLVTSQYKLTAPRFLMCNLAFADFCMGVYLLMIAYIDYSSKGQYYNHAIKWQTGAGCGIAGFLSVFASELSIYTLTIITLERWHTITYAMQLERKLRPRHAVLIMAGGWAFSLIMAYLPILGISSYAKVSMCLPMDIETPLAQGYIIVILILNIVAFVIICTCYIKIYLNIRNPEFAGKHSDAKIAKKMAILIFTDFLCTAPITFFAILAAFKLPLISVRHSKILLVLFYPINSCSNPFLYAIFTKTFRRDFFMLMSRLGCCKTHANTYRTHSFSMQKSNVINLSSVSSTNRSSQAVFTVTTFQCQCSAVTGKQGKCLSLP